The Erinaceus europaeus chromosome 4, mEriEur2.1, whole genome shotgun sequence genomic sequence cagagaaatacacctacaggcctgcttcaccacttgtgaaacgaactccccctgcaagtggggagctgggggctcaaaccatgattcttgcgcaggtccttacccttcgtactatgtacacttaacccagtgcaccactgcccaatcccccCTCACACTCTTTAAATGTCTACTTTTCATATCAGTTTTGTTTCTTGTCCtccccctgactttttttttttttgtctttcttcacttttcatcattctttccctttttcattgTCCTTTTCTGGTCTTCTCTGCTTCCAGACCTacctccttccatccttccttttcaacttttattctttgttttgatTTCCTTGTTGTAATGTATATAATCATTGTCCTTGATGCTTCTATATTTTATCCCTACTATTAATATTCCAACAATGTCTGAAAGCATCAGTTCCCTAAAAAGAAATCATAATACAAAGATTTATTTTCCTGGTGAGGTATAAGGAAAGATAAGACCAAAGTATTTGATTTTAGCTTCATAACTTTCTTTTTGAGATTATGTAAGCTTTAAGACTTTCTGTATCCACGTTCATTTATGAGTAGAAAAAGGAATGAATTTTTTATTGttaattaaaagaattaaagGTTTCTAATAATTttgattttagttatttttatcaagagtattaatggtttacagtaagtatagttgttggtacataggtaaaaattctcaattttctgcaagacactctctcacccctagcctaggtcctccttcactgtcatacaccaggacctgaaagccctcaccccaagtcatttgctttggttcagtacaccaaacccagccaaagttttgctttgtgtttcccctttctgttcttatttctcagcttctgtctatgaatgagatcatcccatggaTGTGAAGTGTCTGCAGTTTGACTGTGATATACTCATACAGCTTAAGTCACGCGTTGAATCTTACACCAATACAAACAGAATTAAGAACTAGTCCATGATTACAAGTAGCCCAAAGCTAGTAGCCACCATGTCTATTACTGGATCTCTTTTCCTATGTAACATTTTAACTGTACTTCTAATCCCATGGCTTCTTTATCAATGCATTTTACAAACTGAAAGTTTAAAAACTGTTAAAAGATAGCTACAGCTCTGTAGACCAAACAGTTGGGTTTACATAACATTCTGGGAGAGTAGTCGGAAAATACTGGCAAAGTATCAAACAGAATGCGTTAAGCCAAATCTATTCATGATTCTAAtattaagggatttttttttataaaagttcATGTGCTGTGTACTATAAATTTGACCAGACTCTAAGTGCTCTCTTCCAGATATGGTTTATGTGAGATCAGCCAAAATACAAGTCTATTCTCCAAACACAAACACAGAAGGAAAGCACTGGAGTTGGCTACTGCAGTTTACCTGTAGTTCACTTCTCCACCCTGTTTCTACTTTTCCTCaaaattttctctcttcctctcaaacaCACAGCCAGTGCTCACTTTTTCAGATAAGTCGGTTATTCTGTGCAAATAGATGTCGTAACAAACCTTCCCAACAATTCATTTTCAATGgaaaatattcatatttatagTTCCCATTTTCAACTGGTTAAAGAGAAAGTCGTGACATTATCCTTCTTACTAGGTATAGCGCATATCAAGCCCTAATAAGAAAGTTTTATTTTGACTACTTCTCAACAATCAGAGTTCAGTTTACTCTCACAGATGATTGACTACTGAAATCTTACAAATGGGAAgccatttctctttccttaggggagggagatgagaggggaggagcagaCAGAAAAGAGGGACACATCGGTGGGCAGGGACACGAAGCTGTGCAGTCAGTACGTGATTTTGGTCACTTTTCACAACATGGTGGTTATTTTCTCATATCTCTCTTTATGCCTATAATAAAAGGCAGTGCTAACCTATAATCAAATTGGGTGAAACATTCAAGTTTCATAAATATATGCATTTCTAATTATAAAGCCTCTACAATACATGTGCACGTTTTCATAGACTAACATAATACACAAATTCGTGGAAGTCTGGTTTGCTCTAAAGTCCCCTAGAGCTGACATTATTTTCATAAATATTCAATGAAGCTTCAACCCAAAGTACTATAACTTTTGGAATCTATCCAAGTTATAAAGAAAAAGACCAGCAGCAATTCCATTTAATCAGAGGGGCAGCCATGccttattttcttttgctttttgtgtCAGTTGTTTGAAAAACACTAGACGCTGACATGAGGTTTTCTATATATTGTCCAAGAACTTGATTTTCTGATTTAAGCTTCAGATTTTCTTCCTTGACTGCATCTACTCCTGCAGAGAGGTCTTCCAGTGTGTGTTGGAGTTGCAGCACCTGATTAATcagccctgttttcccctccagtGCCACCTGGTTTTCAGCGTCAATTGTGTCCATGTCAGCATTTATCATCTTGGGTAACAGACTTTGGGGCCTTggaaagaaaattcttttttttttttattatggaaacttttttttaattgtggaattaatgttttacattcaacagtaaatacaatagtttgtacatgcataacattccccagattcccatttaacaatacaacccccactatgtcattcatcatctttcatggacctgtattctccccacctacccaccaacCCGGAAAGAAAATTCTTGATGAATTATCTGTAGCTCCAAGTGCCAGGGAGTGGAGGGATCGAGATGGGACctcaatgtttatttattgattcccttttgttgcccttgttgttttgttgttgttattgttgttactgatgtcgtagttgttggacaggacagagagaatggagagaggagaggaagacagagaaggggaaagaaagacacctgcagacctgtttcaccgcttgtgaagtgattccccttcaggtggggagccaagggctcgaacagggattcttactccggtccttgcgctttgtggcaactgtgcttaacccgctgcgctaccgccggagtCCCCGATCTTATACTTTTCTATTGTTTCATCTCCTTaaacagaaattttttttaaaagagtctaTTTTCAATTGAAtctattttaacatttaaaaattttaaatatatttaaaatattttaaaaattaaatctgtTTAACAAACTCTTAAATCTATTTCCATTTAAGAGTTTACTAGACAAAAAAGTGAAAGGCAACTACTGGATAGTTACActcatgtgaaatatagagaattgagacTCATGcactagaaaacaaacaaaaaagagtgagaaaaaaaaaaaaatagtgagcaaggccaggcagtggttaagtactcaca encodes the following:
- the LOC132538261 gene encoding short coiled-coil protein-like, which codes for MINADMDTIDAENQVALEGKTGLINQVLQLQHTLEDLSAGVDAVKEENLKLKSENQVLGQYIENLMSASSVFQTTDTKSKRK